A single window of Oncorhynchus keta strain PuntledgeMale-10-30-2019 chromosome 34, Oket_V2, whole genome shotgun sequence DNA harbors:
- the LOC118367307 gene encoding nuclear receptor subfamily 0 group B member 2-like gives MDNVCQCTDYNDRQSNAILYNILNRENDKSSHNNPNYNFMPRRCNCEMRRTVCLKSPAEICQEASGVLVKTIHFMRNLPAFNQLPLNDQLSLLQSCWGPLFILGLAQEGMNFDVVDTPADSMLKRILLNSQESSETEREQPTLAGVNKLKACLKKFWSLDLSPKEYAYLKGTMIFNPDVKDLTAALFVEDLQQEAQHALREVVQPLHPADRGRFAGILLAASMLKTITPNLISELFFRPVIGQADLLDFLVDMLFSR, from the exons ATGGATAACGTATGTCAATGTACAGATTACAATGATAGGCAGTCAAATGCTATCCTTTACAACATCCTCAATCGAGAAAATGACAAGTCAAGCCACAACAACCCGAACTACAACTTTATGCCTCGTAGATGCAACTGTGAGATGCGACGGACAGTGTGCTTGAAAAGTCCAGCAGAGATTTGCCAAGAGGCATCGGGAGTGTTGGTGAAAACAATTCACTTTATGAGGAACTTACCTGCTTTCAACCAACTCCCACTGAACGATCAACTGTCGCTCCTCCAAAGTTGCTGGGGGCCACTCTTTATTTTGGGTCTGGCCCAGGAAGGCATGAACTTTGACGTCGTCGACACCCCTGCCGATAGCATGCTGAAAAGAATCCTATTGAATTCTCAAGAGAGCTCAGAGACGGAAAGAGAGCAGCCCACCTTGGCCGGTGTGAACAAACTCAAGGCATGCCTCAAAAAGTTCTGGAGTCTGGATTTAAGTCCAAAGGAGTACGCATACCTCAAGGGCACCATGATATTTAACCCAG ATGTGAAAGACCTGACGGCAGCTCTATTCGTGGAGGATTTACAGCAGGAGGCCCAGCACGCTCTGAGGGAGGTGGTCCAACCGCTCCACCCCGCGGACCGAGGCCGCTTCGCTGGCATCCTGCTCGCGGCCTCCATGCTCAAGACCATCACACCCAACCTCATCTCCGAGCTCTTCTTCCGTCCTGTCATCGGCCAAGCAGATCTACTGGACTTCCTGGTCGATATGCTCTTCAGTAGGTAG